acagagttacacatggagtaaaacaaacatacagtcaataatacagtagaaaaatatgtctatatacaatgtgagcaaatgaggtgagataagggcggtaaaggcaataaataggccatggtggagaagtaaatacaatatagcaattaaaacaatggaatggtagatttgacagtagatgagtgtgcaaagtagaaatactggggtgcaaaggagcaaaataaataaataatacagtaggggaaggggtagtttgggctatttatagatgggctatgtacaggtgcagtgatctgtgagctgctctgacagctggtgcttaaagctagtgagggagataagcgtttccagtttcagagatttttgtagttcgttccagtcattggcagcagagaactggaaggagaggcggccaaaggaggaattggctttgggggtgacaagtgagatatacctgctggaacgcgtgctacgggtgggtgcagctatggtgaccagcgagcagagataaggcggtACTTTAccaagcagggtcttgtagatgacctggagccagtgggtttggcgatagTGTTTATAGTTTAGTTTTACTTGATAGTGTTCTGGGCGTAGTAATGGTTGAACGACTCCCCCCTTGAATCCAGATTCTTGCATTCTGTAAAGCAATTTCTGAGCAGTCGATAATCCAGGTTGTTCCTTGTTAGTGGTCCTTAAAACATTGTGGCATTGTAGCACGGATGGTCTCCCTTGGCAACCATGGAATGTACTCCCTCAGACTCTCTTCCATCATGTCAATCCAATAACTAATCACTCAACTGACAATACTCTGGGAAACACCAAACCTTTCTGCTAGGTACTGCTGCAGCAAGTTGAGCTTCAGCTTCATCAGAAGTTGATCTGTCAGGTCTAATCGAAAGCTGCCTTTGTAAAAGGGTAGGAGATGTTCCACCAGGAGGGTAGAAAAGGCAGCAAGAGACAAGCCTGTATGCAGTCAACAGAGTGCTTCATTCCTCAGCAGGGTTTTGTAGAGGTAATGCTGGGCACTGTGTCCCTGCCTCACAGGTAGTGGGCTTTATATGATCACCTGAGCTGAAGTTGTGATCACTTAGAGATGGGTCTTCCCATTGGGTTTGGGCATCCTTTTCTGAAGCCATATCCATTCCTTCTATTCGTGTTGGCCAATCCCCATTTTCAATTTGGTGAAAACCTGAACCTGTTGTGTCATCTGTTAAGAAATCAGTATGGCTTGTTAAACAAGTCAATGGACAATTAATAACAAAACACCACACTGCATGGACGCTCCTAATAATATGTAATAAACATAATAattaagtatatatatttttattgagTTGTAGAGGAAATAAATTGTGCTATTATGAGACTGCTTAGCTACAAGAGCGAGACACAAAGGAGAGAATGCAAACTGCTCAAGCGTTTGGCTTAACGTTACCTGTCACTGATGACTGCCTGACCAACACCCGCACGTTTTACGAGTGGATTTTAAGATTTTGTGCGGTTCTGTCAGTGTAAAACTTTCAAGCTCTCAACGGAAAGTACAACTTTTGCATGCGCGTCACGCGAATGTTGCCGGAAATAGAAACACAATTGCAACGAACTCGCCGTGACGTTCCAAGAATAAGGCCAATACGTTCCATTTTTTCTGCATCAGAATATAAACGAACTGGACCGGAAGCATGGGTGCCGGCCGTACATTTCACAACAATGACAGTTTTTAGAAAATTAATTCTTTTTCAAAATCATGGACAATTCAGCAAAGCACTCACCATTTTGAACAGGAGGACCTGAGGGATGGGTGCCGACCGAATTATATCTCTCTAGCACCCTGGATGTTGTGAACGACACAGAAAGCACTCATATGTATTTGTTTTAATATATAGTTTGCATAATTATGCTATTatcaaataaatcaaatgttTACTTATTTTAGTTCTACAAAATAACAAGAAGGATATGTGGCATCTTTGCTAGTAATAGACGTCATTTCCCATTATGCATTTCCATTAATCCGCAATTTACAAACATTTGTTTGTACAATCGAAGTTTCTCTGTTGATGTTACAAATTGACTGGCGCTTCGCTTCGGCATTCCAATACTTTTCTTTCAATGCTAATTGTAAATTATTTCAATTTGCTAGAGAGTAAAAGCATGCGTTTCGTGTTCCTGTCTGTGCTGGACAGCGAGAAATGTCTCCCAAGAAAGGGCACATTTGCCATTATGTTAATTCGCATGACGCTTGCTTTATTTGCATAATGCATCGTTTCTGCAGCTAGGTATTGATAAACCTACTTTTCACATTATCACAAGTTACTAAATTAATTAATTTTATGAtattgttcattcattcattgataATGATTGTTTTGTCGATAACATTTTTCCTAGCGCTTTATTTTTGGCACATTGGCGGCGCGGTATGTGCAGTCTGGCGCGCCCCCTGGGTGGGTTTAACTCCTAGAATGTTGCTAGGAGACCAAACACAAACTCATTTTGTGGAGATCTCGCAATCATATCTCTAGAATTCACACAGGTAAGACATCGCATCATGTTAGTTGTCGCAAATACATTTACGGGTTGTTTGTAAACTGCATGGACATGGGAAGCTCTGGACAAGACCATATGACAGTGCGAAATTGCGTCATAGAATGAATGGTTAATTAGCTAGGCATTGGTCATGAGGTTTTTACTATGCTTTTGCTTGGTTATTGGACAATGACAACCAACTTGATGTTAATTAAATGTTTAGGCTGTTTTGTGTGGGTTGctcatttttttttaagtatgtcTGTCTTACCTCTTAAATCTTGGCTTCCCATTCTGAATGAAGAGAGTGAAGTGGGCTGAGTGACACCAAAACAGCACCCCAGGTGGAGCTTGAGAGAGGAACCATGCCAAAGAAGGGTGCAAAAAAGGGGGGAGCAGGGAAGCAGGCAGggatgacagaggaagagagactcTTGTACATGCAGCAGAGGGCCCAGGCAGAGGATGAAATGGCCAAAAGGAAGGAAGACATGCTAACTCAATTTCTCAAGGTACGTTAAAGAATGTAACCCAATGAATAGTCACACAGCCTGATGCAACTTGTTAAGCCTATTCTATTCTCAAAATGTCCTTGCATGACCTCTAAGTACTGTCCCCATCATCTCTACCCGTAATGCAACCAGGATAAGCTGCAGAAGGAGGAGCGCAACAGTGCAGTGAACCTACACAAGTTGACGCAGCAGTGGCGAGCAGTTCTCCGCCAGACACGGGCAGCTGAACTGCGCAGTGACATTGCTGTGCTCAGCCAGACCTTTGAGAGGGTGCTGGACCGGAAGGACAGTGTCATCAAGGttaggtatttatttatttccacaAGCATCTGTGAGAGACTTctacttagtgtgtgtgtgtgtgtgtgtgtgtgtgtgtgtgtgtgtgtgtgtgtgtgtgtgtgtgtgtgtgtgtgtgtgtgtgtgtgtgtgtgtgtgtgtgtgtgtgtgtgtgtgtgtgtgtgtgtgagagagagagacacacacacagaaggctactgaggggaggacggctcacaataatggctggaatggagtggtatcaaacacatggaagccATGTGCTTGATGTCTTCGAAACCATTCCATgaattctgttccagccattacgtACTCCCAAATTTAGGTATCACCGGCCGCCTGTGGTGTGAcagtctctttatctttctctctgctGTAGTGTTTGGTGTGTGACCTGAGTGAGGCAGAGCAGCAGTCAGCCCAGGCCCTGCGCTCTCACCTGGAGTGTGTGGACTGTCTGCTGGCCCTGCAGAAGGGTAGGCTGGCATCCCTGGAGCAGCAGTGGAACAGCGGCCTGGAGGGACTGAGCTACGAATTCAATTCTGAGAGGTGTGTGTAAAACCTTCTCACACACACCATGACAGATAGACCTATCCGTCCAGTTCTctaatagacagacagagacactatacaCAGTTCTGCACAACAATTAATATAACTGAATTATGCTGCACTAAACTATTTAATTGAAAAGCTTTTCTAACCTTGATGCAAGTTTGATATTTACTAGATAGTGATGCTCTGTGTTGTATGCGAattgacagctgtgtgtgtgtcacaagcgaccggtggcaccttaattggggaggacaggctcatagtaatggatgtaacggagtaaatggaatggtgtGGAACACatcatttccatgtgtttgataccattccattcagttcattccagccattacacaccattccagccattgttataagcagtcctcccctcagcagcctcctattgtgtgtgtgatagtgtgtgtgtgtgatagtgtgtgtgagagagtgtatcTTAAAAAATTCCacagcaccccccccccaaaaatgtgccTTTTGTGAACTACCACTCGCACTTTGTTGATAGCTTCTTTATTGTGGAAaattgtacttactatgactaagatatgtggttgtctcacctagctgtcttaagatgaatgcaccaactataaatcactctggataagagtgtctgctaaattacttaaatgtgtgtgtgtgtttcccagggAGCAGATCCTGTCCCAGCACCAGCAGGAGTGTGCTTACCTGGAGGATGTGACCTTTGCCATGGAGCAGTTCTACATAGAGGTAGATGGGGAGGCTCGCCAGGACTACCAGAGCACCAGAGACGACATCAAGAACAGGGTAGGGGTCTGGCTCAGACAACCAGCATCAGAGTTGTTTTTCCCTCTGGTGGGCCTCTTtcatttcccctctctccatttgCAGATCCTCACAATTGGTCTAGGATAATCTCTCCTctttagcatgctagcagatacccatagacttccagccattggactaacgctagttagcattggcttgcaaaactacctctaacttccttcatactggacacagacataaaaatggtatccacgagttcatcttaGTTCATCatttggggaagtagataaagggcctcattgccaaaatcccgaagtatccctttaaccttAATCATTATGAACCACAGAACAAATCAAGCCTTGAACCAGCTGTTAGGGGATATTGTGTGAGCTGGCTTACATTCCCTGTCTGTGATCTGTgatctcctttccctctcccatTAGAACATAGAGGAGAAGCATGCGTTGAGGATCCAGTTAGAGGGGACGGTGGAGGGCCTGTGGCGTCAGTTCCAACATGCCCTACGCAGCTACAATGAGGCTACAGAGGACCGTCACATCGCCTTTGAGTCGTTGAGGACCCGCGATCAGCGCAGTGCCCAGGAGATCGACACGCAGATGAGGAGGCTGCAGAAGATGCAGGTCAGTGTAGGGCTACAGAGACTACTTTTCCAATGGGGGCcgattcagacttaggaaatgTATGCCTTTTTAACATGTTTTGATTGAAAcacttctcagtatttggtattcagacttaccgtATGCAGGTGCGCAACAAACTCTTTGGGTGTGCCTCCAATATGCGCactgaatacatttaattaaactgctgaaaaccctcccacttgttggccaacagattttctcatggagttttcatttaatagggttttcagtacTTTTATCAAAAGCCATCCCGTTAAATACGGTGTACCTTttaattacattttctcaagactCACTAGAATATATCGAGAGAACGGGTTCTGAGTATTAGAGATCAATGAAGAAAGCCATCAAAATATTATTATTTAGgtttaggaaagtatttatgaatcTACCtaattaatacatttaaaaaactggTTTGGAATGCCTTTATGCACAGCGTATATTGATTAATCAAAAATACATAGGTTTGGTTCATCCTGAAAGTTGCTATATTCAGTTGTTCAATCCTTGAAATATTGGAAGGGGAGCAAAGTGTAGTCATATAAATCTACCTTAGTTCCATCATCAGTGAGTATTGTGATGACAACAGTCCAGTTGTCGTGAACCGtgcgccaggctccaggtttaaactgccACATTTTGTCTGCGTTCCTTAATGAttgaaataggctacatgtcccaaa
The sequence above is drawn from the Salmo salar chromosome ssa22, Ssal_v3.1, whole genome shotgun sequence genome and encodes:
- the drc2 gene encoding dynein regulatory complex subunit 2: MPKKGAKKGGAGKQAGMTEEERLLYMQQRAQAEDEMAKRKEDMLTQFLKDKLQKEERNSAVNLHKLTQQWRAVLRQTRAAELRSDIAVLSQTFERVLDRKDSVIKCLVCDLSEAEQQSAQALRSHLECVDCLLALQKGRLASLEQQWNSGLEGLSYEFNSEREQILSQHQQECAYLEDVTFAMEQFYIEVDGEARQDYQSTRDDIKNRNIEEKHALRIQLEGTVEGLWRQFQHALRSYNEATEDRHIAFESLRTRDQRSAQEIDTQMRRLQKMQDSISALRSRLNSSQKESEGAARGLRAAREEVTLQARQLKAQLSRARAAERNQLTNLTVHSNAAAKNLQGIITKGERVLRLAEMCRKLETEHEKVLPFYTSSLTAEEESQERANAMEPPSEELAQAMLDYLVLERFWQRYNKVLLERLCLERERGALTQENQQLRILLRQYLDGISVSDEILRHRNPLLMVSRPTLAVQPTADVQRKRHTVIEAAHVVQRML